Genomic segment of Candidatus Paceibacterota bacterium:
TATTGAGTCAGCTCAGGCAAGGGTTGAGGGTTTTAACTTTGACGCAAGAAAACACCTTTTAGATTATGACGACGTTTTAAACAAGCAAAGAGTAAAAATTTACAAAGAACGAGATAAAATCTTAGAGACAAGCGATAAAAATCAGGAGAAAAACATTTTTGAAATTGTTAAAAATCGAATTGAAAAAATTATTAACTTTCATACAAGGAAAGAAGTCGTGAAAGATTGGGGCAGAAAGGAAATTTTAGAGGAAATGAATAGTATTTTTCCGTCGTCTGATAATTTTAAAGAAAAAATAGAAAATGCAAAAAAGAAAGAAGAAATTAAAGAATATTTTTTAGATTTTGCGAGAAAGATGCTTGAAGAAAAAAAGAAAGAACTTGGAGACGAATTTTCAAAAGTCGTAAAAGTTCTTGAGTTGAGAACAATAGATATTTTATGGATGGAACATTTAGAAACCATGGAGTCATTAAGAGACAGCGTAAAACTTCGCGCCTATGGCCAGCAAGATCCTTTAGTAGTTTACAGAATCGAAGGATCTAAACTATTTCAGAGTCTTTTTGATATTTTTGAACAAAAAATTACAGACACTATATTTAAAGTAAGCATTGTAAAAGAACCTCAGCAACAAGAATTAGCAGAAAAAAAACCAAAAATAAATTTGCTTGCCAAGACGCAAGAAAGAAAAGAGGAAAAGCCAGAAGTATTTTCTAAGAAAGCTGGAAGAAACGATCCTTGTCCTTGCGGTTCTGGTAAAAAATATAAAAAATGCTGCTACCCAAAGTATGGATAACTCTTTACTTTTTCTTTAAAATAATATTAAAGTTAGAATAAAGGATAAAGGTATTTCTTCTATTACAAGGAGGCAGAAAATGGAGGAAGATCTTTTTTCAAAAAAGATAGGACGTCTTCAGTTTTACTTTCGAAAAAACGGCTCTGAGGTCCAGATATATAAAATATTCTTAAATAGGGAATGCAAGATAAAAAACATTAGGGAATTTCCTTATGAAGAGGAAATTGAAGAAGCAAGAAGAGAAGCATATAAGCACTTTGGACTAAGAGCGTCTCGGAGGAGGCAAAGAAGATAGCCCCGCAGTGAATTTAAGTAGCTGCGGGTTGCTTATTTTTATAATATATTGTATAATATAATTCGGTTATTTAAAAACTAGTTCTTCCGACAGGAAAAGAGGTGGTTGTTTTGGAGAATAAGAAAAGAAAGAAAAAGAAAACAAGACTTGAGTCTTGTCCATCTTGTGGTCAGGACCTTACGAGCACAAACCCCACGATTTACTGTCCGAGCTGTGGGCTTGACCTCTTGGGATTTATGCCTTCAGACCGCGAAATAGTAGTCGTGGCAAGAGTTAAGGGCGTAAAGAATCCCATTGAAGTGCTTGTTAGTCAAAAACAAGCACTGGCTCTGGGGTCGGGTGCAGAAGAGCATGCCAGCTTAAGGCGGTCTGTTTTTCATCAGGTTAGTGCAAAAATTCGTCGCGACTATAAAGCAGAGATTTTTGTCAACGACGAAAACTGCACACTTGAGGTTAAGGATCCCGAACCCATATTCAAAAAGGACCCACCAAGGCGTTGGCAGAATCAGCTAGAGTTGATTCCCGAAGAGAAGTCACCCCCAGATCCTCAGTTGAATCTGTTTTAAGGAGGAGTTCAAGTGAAGCGCGATGCGAAATCGCGCTTCTGCTTTTTTTATGGACGGATTTTTTGTAAAATTAAATAATTATGGCAGAAAAAGTAAGGGCTCATATTTTTGTAAATGGTTTTGTTCAGGGCGTTTTCTTTCGTCAAAATACTCTAAAAAGAGCCAAGAAGATTGGAGTTTTTGGCTTTGTAAGAAATCTTCCAGATGGCAGGGTAGAGGCAGTTTTTGAGGGAGATAAAGATAGGGTTGAAAAAATGGTTGAATGGATGAGAGAAGGACCAGAGAATGCGAGCGTTAATAATCAAGAATTCAAATGGGAAGAATATAAAGAAGAGTTTGAGGAGTTTGAAATTCATTATTAGTCGAATTATGAATTAAGAATAACGAATAAAGCCTAATTTATACTTTTTATGATTCAAAATTCTAATTTTGTTGAAATCGATGGTTCTTATGGTGAAGGGGGAGGGCAAATTTTAAGAACAGCTCTTTCGCTATCAGTAGTTTTAAAGAAACCTTGTTTTATTTTTAATATTAGAAAAAATCGTGAAAATCCCGGGCTCGCATTACAGCATTTAGTTGGTATTCAGGCGCTTTCCGAACTTTATAATGCAAAATTAGAAGGAGACGAAATTGGGTCTGGAGAAATAATTTTTGAACCAAATGAAATATTCAGAACAGATATTGAGATTAAAATTGAAACCGCAGCAAGTATTACCTTAATTTTGCAAATGCTTCTCTTACCGGCTTTATTATCCGGCAAGAAGATTAAAATTAAGTTCAAGGGCGGGGCGACTGATACATTTTTTTCTCCTAAAATTGATTATTTTCGTTATGTTTTTTTGCCAATGCTCGAGAAAATAATATCTTCTTTACCTGGCAATAATAATGGCAAACTTGAAGTTGAAATATCAAGGCGTGGTTTTTATCCTAAGGGAGAAGCTGAAGTTGAAAATTATATTTCTCCAATTAACTTTTCTCAAAAAGTAAAAGAATTTAATTTAACAAAAAGAGGAGAGTTAAAAAAAATATTAATAATTTCAGGAGCTTCTGAAATTTTAAAAGAAAAAAAAGTCGCAGAGAGACAGTTGAGTGGAACGCACCAGACCCCTTTGTTTTATAAAAAAGCCCATTTGCCAATTGAAACAAAGATTGAATACTATGATTCTCCTTTAGCTGGGAGCCAGGTGACTATTGTCGGCCAATTTGAAAATACCTTTATCGGAACAAGTATTTTAGGAAAGCCAGAAAAAAGTAGCGAAGAAGTTGGTAAAGAAGCAGCAATGGAATTTTTAGAGGAAACAAAAGGGGAAAATACTTTAGATTCTCATCTTTCCGATCAGATTTTGCCTTACATTGCGCTTTTTACAAAATCCGCTAAAATAAAAACATCAAAAGTCACAGAGCACTTAAGGACAAATATTTGGGTAATTGAAAAATTTATTAAAGGAAAATTTAAAACAAAGGATAATATAATTAGTTGGAATAATAATGTGCGGAATTTTTAAAAATCTTAATTGGCAAGCCATTGGTGCAATTGGTACTTTTGCTACAGCTTTGGCAGCTTTTATTGCTATAGAGGGGGATATTTTGCTCAAAAGGGGCGAGAGGAAGAGAGAATTCTCGAAAGAGGTAATATTCCCTTTATGGACGGATATAGAAAGAATAAAAAATAAAATTCAGGAAGAATGTTTTGTTGATAAATGGGATTGGCAAGATGAAATTGATAAGAAATACGCTTACCTTACTTATGATCCTATTTTTAGGAAGATTAAAAAGAAAATTAATAGATTTCATTATGGTGCATTGTCTAAAGGACAGCGTTTAAAAAACGATAAAAACAATTACGATCAAATTGTTAAAATCGTAAGAAGTAAAATAAGCGAAAACGAAGATCTAAAAGATGAAATTGGTGAACCTATAGAAAAAATTAGAGTAGGTTTATTGATAGGCGACGAGAAGGTAGAGATAAGTTTTTTTCGCTTAATATATGAGGGTGGATATAAAAATGGCACTGTGAAAGTCGCGACAATTAAAAATGTTAAAGACAAAGAAAAAGATAAAAAAAATAAACAACAGAATCGTAAAGTGAAATCCGGTGATTGGAATTTTGAAAATAAAGAAGGTGAATTAATTTCGGTAAAAGATAAAAATAAATGCATGAACGAGATAAGAAATAATATTGAAAAAGAACTTCAAAAGAAAGAAAATAAAGGAATTATAAACTACATTAACCAGTGTCAAAAAATCTTTGAAGAAGGTGATAAATTAATAGAAAGGTTTAAAAATTTTAAAATAAATTAAAATTTATGTTAGATAAACTAAAACAATTAAAAGAGCTTAAAAAGATGCAAGATGAGCTTGCAAAAGAAATGGTAGAGGTTGAAAAACAGGGGACTAAAGTTGTAATTAACGGCAAAATGGAGATTGAAGAAATTGTTTTAAACTCGGAGTTGCAAAAAGAAGAACAAGAAAAGATTTTAAAGGACTGTATTAATGAAGCAATGAATAAAATGAAAATTAAAATGGCCCAGAGAATGCAGCAGATGCCAGGCATGGGATTTTAAAGGTCGTTTTTTAAAAAAATTAGAAAAATGAGAAGTGAAATAGAAAATAAAATAGGACTTGTAATAATATTAATAGTGGTTATTATAGCCGGAACTTCAGTTTTTACTGGTTTTAGGAGCGCTTGGGGCGAGCAAGAAAAAACCATTAATAAACTTGAAGAGCAAATAGTGGAACTTCAGAAAAATAAATAATTTATTATAATTATGTCTTTTAACAATAGGGGGTGGAATCTTTTTGATTCCACGTCAAAAGAGCCTTTTAGATTAAGTCGTACAAAGATAGATCTTTTTTTGGAATGCCCAAGATGTTTTTATTTAGATAGGAAATTAGGCGTTAAAAGGCCTGGCATGCCGGCCTTTTCTTTAAACTCTGCCGTTGATTGCTTGTTGAAAAAAGAATTTGATCTCCTGCGTAAAAAAGGAGAGTCGCACGAGCTTATGAAAAAATATGGAATTGACGCAGTTCCATATAATCATCCGGACTTACCCGAATGGAGGGATGATTTTTATAAATATATTGGAGCTTGCGTTTTGCACGAAAAAACTAATTTTGAAGTTTGTGGTATTGTTGATGATATTTGGGCAAATGAAAAAGAAGAATTGTTTATTGTCGATTATAAATCAACAAGCACAAAAAAAGAGATTTCTCTTGATGATGAATATAAGGAGGGCTACAAAAAACAGATGGAAGTTTATCAGTGGATTTTTAGACAAAAGGGCTTTAAAGTATCTAATATTGGATATTTTGTTTTTGCCAATGCTACAAAAAACAGATCTAAGTTTGACGGAAAGCTTGAATTTAAATCAACAATTATAAGTTATAAGGGAAATGATTTCTGGATCGAAAGAACTCTGATAGATGCTAAGAAATGTTTGATGGCAAGCGAAATTCCAGATTCTTCCCCAACTTGTGAGCATTGCGCTTATACAGAAAATAGAAAGGAGGCAGAAAGATAAGTGCGTTATTAAAATATTAAGCCAGTCTGATAAAAATGGCAGAAGAAGCAAAATTTAAAATTGAAATTCCCGAAGAAGAGATGGTTTTTGATTTTTTTCGATCTTCTGGTCCTGGAGGGCAAAATGTAAATAAAGTTTCAACTGGCGTAAGAATTCGTTGGGCCGTTAATAAGAGCAAGCTTCTAAACGAAGACCAGAGAGAGAAGATTATTAAGAAATATCCAAATAAAATTACAAAAGAAGGAGATTTTGTTCTTGAATCAGAAGAAACAAGATCGCAATCAAGAAATAAAGAAATTGTAATTGAAAGACTTCATAGTTTGATAAATGAAGCCTTAAAGCTAGAAAAAGAAAGAAAAAAAATAAAGCCAAAAAGGAGTTTAATTGAAAAACGATTGAAAGAGAAGAGAGAAATATCTGAGAGAAAAAAGAGAAGGGCAAAAGTTAAAATAGAAGATTTTGATGTATGAATCAAAAACCGATTATTTTTTTGGTTCTATTTTTGATTTCTATTATTTTTCTGATTTTTTTCTATTTTTTAAATAAAGAAAAAAGAGAATCAGAAAATTTTATTAATAATACAACGCCTACGATTAATGTTCCGGAATTTACTCCCACTATCGAGACTGGACCAACCGAGTCAAGGTAAAAGGTTTATAATTTTACTCTTTCTGGCCTAAATTTTTCAGAGAGAGTTTAAAAAATGGAGAATAATAAAGATTTTAAAATTAAAATATTAATAGTAGGACCGTTACTCACGAACTGTTATTTATTATCTTCTAGGAACGAAGCAATGGTTATTGATCCTGACGGGGAAGTAGAGAATATTTTTAAAGAGATTAAAAAAGAAAATATAAAAGTGAGATATATTGTAAATACTCATTTTCATCCAGATCATATTTTAGAGAACAAATCATTAAAAAGAAAAACAGGGGCTAAAATTTTAATACACGAAAAAGAAAAAGATTTTATAAGTTTTCATCCTGATAAATTTTTAAAAGGAGGGGATAAGATAAAATTCGGCGATGTTTCCTTTTTGGTTATAGATACACCAGGCCATACAAAAGGAAGTCTTTCCCTTTTTGGCAACGGTTTTTTATTTACGGGAGATTTATTATTTGCAGATGGTATTGGCAGAACAGACCTTCTGGGGGGAAATGAGAAAGAAATAAAAAAATCACTTAATAAGATATCAAAATTTTTAAAGGCAGGAATAAATGTTTGTCCAGGGCATGGTGATATTTTTAAAGTAAGCAAAAGCGGGCTTGACATGAACTCTTTTTTAAAGAATTGAAATTTTAAAATAAAGACTTGGGTAGTTTTTTGTTTGGCAGAAGTACAATAAAAATGGTAAAATAATCCTACCAATTGTAAAAATTATGGACATAATTAAAAAATTAGAAGAATTAGAAACAAAAGGAAGGGGCGGGGCTGATTTTCCAACAGCTCTTAAATGGAAAATGGTAAAAGATGAAATAGCAGATAAGAAATTTGTTATTTGTAATGCCTCAGAAAGTGAACCGGGCGTTTATAAGGATGGTTTTATATTGGAAAATTATCCAGAAGAGGTAATTAAAGGCATAAAACTGGCAATGGAAACAATGTCAGAGAATAGCTCGGGATATATTTATTTAAGAAAGGATTATTATAAAAAATTTAAAGAAAAATTAGAAAGTTTAATAGATGGTTTACCAATTAAGGTTTTTGAAAAAACTGGAGGGTATCTTTGTGGAGAAGAGAGTGTTTTACTCGAATCAATAGAGGGTAGGAGGGAAGAGCCAAGATTAAAACCTCCATTTCCAACTCAAAAAGGACTTTTTGGCTATCCAACTCTTGTTAATAACGTTGAAACTTTTTATTATGTTGCGAAAATTGCGGAAAACGATTATGAGAAAAATAGATTTTATTCAATAGCGTGGGCAGCTATTCCTTTGGGCGTTATTAATAGAGAACCAATAAGACAAAAAGTTTTTGAACTCCCGATAGATTGGTCTATTTCGCATGTTTTAGAAAGTACAGACAATTTTCCAAAGTTTGATTTCTTCTTGCAAGTTGGTGGTGGAGCTTCTGGCAAAATATTTGCAAAAGAAGATTTAAAAGAAAAAGCTTGTGGCAATGGAGGGATTATTATTTACAATAAAGAAGAAACAGACTTTTATGCATTAATGAAAGAATGGATTTCTTTTTTTATGAAAGAAAATTGCGATAAATGCGTTCCTTGTCGTGAGGGTTTGTATAGAATTTATGAAATGCTTGAGATAAATAAAATTGATAAGAATATTTTAAAGGATATAATTTTTACTTTAGAAAAAACTAGTTTTTGTGGCCTTGGTAAGGGAGTTTCACAAGTTTTGAAAACTTTTTCAGATAAAATTTTAAATATTTAATATGGCAAAAGAGATAGAAATAATTATTGATAATAAGAGATTAAGAGCTAAGGAAGGGGAGACTATTCTTGAAGTAGCAAAAAGAAACGGAATTAATATTCCCGCACTTTGTTATCATCCTGATCTTAAAATTAAAGCAAACTGCAGAATGTGTCTTGTAGGAATTAAGGGATTTAAAGGCCTTCATACATCTTGTTCCACAAAGGCTAAAGAAGGAATGGAAATTATTACTGATTCTTTTGAGATTAAAAAAGCAAGAAAAATTAATTTAGAGCTGATATTTACTCAGCATAGAGAAGAATGTTCTGATTGCGTTTGGGAAAATAATTGTAATCTTTTAGAGTTGGCAAAGGAATATAAAATTAAAATCACAAAATTTAAAGACAGAAAATCAAAATTTCCGATAGAAGTTGCAGGACCAATTGAATTTGACTGGACAAAGTGCATGGATTGTAAGAATTGTGTTGAAATGTGCAAAAAGCAAGGTGTTGGATTTTTAGAAACAGAAGAGAAAGATGGTTTCTTTCAAATTACAACTTCAAAAGATCAAAATAAAGATTGCGTTTATTGCGGACAATGTATTGTTCATTGTCCAGTAGGGGCGATTGAAAGTACTGGGGAATTTGAGCAAATCGAAGACCCTCTTAAAGCAGAAGATAAGGTAGTTGTAGTACAAATTGCTCCCTCTATAAGAACAAGCATTGGAGAGGAATTTGGTTTGCCTTATGGTAAGCCAATTACTGAAAAAATAGCAGCGGGCTTAAGAAAATTAGGTTTTAATAAGGTTTTTGATGTTTCTGTCGGCGCCGACATTACAACAGTTGAAGAAGCAAAAGAACTAACAGAAAGAATAAAAAATCAAGAAATTTTACCGATGATGACTTCTTGTTGCCCTGCCTGGGTGAAGTTTGTTGAATTTTATTATCCAGAATTTATTCCGAATTTAACAACTGTAAGATCGCCTCATATTATTTTAGGAGGGTTGATAAAAACTTATTTTGCAGAAAAGGAAAAAATTGATCCCAAGAATATAATAGTTGTTTCTATTATGCCATGTACTGCAAAAAAGTATGAAGTTAAAAGAGAGGAACTAAAAATAAATGGTCTTTATCCTGTGGACTTTGTTTTAACAACTAGGGAATTAGCAAGACTTTTTAAAGAAAAGAAAATTAATCTTAAAAATATAAAACCAGAAAAACTTGACAATCCTTTGGGCTTAGCTTCTGGAGCAGGCGTTATTTATGGAGCTTCTGGTGGCGTTATGGAGTCAGCTTTAAGGACAGCGATAGTTGATATTTTTGGCAAAAAATCTTGTAAGATTGAATTTAAAGAAGCAAGAGGTATGCGGGGAGTAAAAAGAGGAGAGGTTAATATTGATGATAAAAAAATAAGGCTTGCTGTAGTAAATGGACTTTTAAATGCAAAAAAAATTTTAGAAGAGCTAAAAGAAAATCCTTCTCTTTATCATTATATTGAAATTATGGCATGTCCTGGCGGTTGTATCGGGGGAGGGGGGCAGCCCTTGCCAACTTCGCCTGAAATAAGAAAAAAAAGAGCGGAAGGGCTTTATAAAGTTGATAATGAAGCAAAGTTAAGAATGGCTCATGAAAATCCAATCGTAAAAGAAATCTATCAAGGATACTTAAATAAGGAAGAAAGAGTTCACCACATTTGTCATACAAAATTTTCAAGAAAAAAAAGAGAAAACTAAAAGGTCGTAATATTTTGTTTAAAATTTTTTATGAAAATTACAAAGGAATTAATTATTAATAGGACAGAAACAATTAAAAAATTTGCTGTTTTTTCAACATTACTTGGTATTGCTGTTTTGTTGCCAGCCCTAATCCATTCACAGGCAATTACAGGACCAATTGTGAATGCAACTCTATTTTTAGCAACATTTTTATTCTCACCACATATTGCAATTTTAATTGGTCTTTTGCCGAGCTTGGTAGCATTAGCAACTGGACTTTTACCAGCACCTCTTGCGCCAATGATTCCTTTTATAATGATAGGAAACACCATTTTGATATTAGTTTTTTATTATCTTAAAAAGAAAAATTTTTGGTTAGGCGTCACATTAGCTTCTTTGCTGAAATTTTTATTTTTATTCAGCACAAGCTCACTTGTAATTGGACTATTACTAAAAAAAGAACTTGCAAAGAATGTTGCTTTAATGATGAATTGGCCGCAGCTTATTACTGCTCTTTTTGGTGGTGTTATTGCTTATTTTGTTTTAAAGATCAGAGGCAAAAAATAATTCATTTATGATTTTTATAGAGTTTTTGCAAGCCTTTATACTGCCAAGTGTTTTTATATTTGTGTTATTTATAACAGGACTAATTTTGATTTTTGCAAAAAAGAAAAAACCTGGCCTTGTATTATTAATTATAAGTATTTCATTTTACTATTTTTTTTCTATTACTCCTGTTTCTAATTTAATTTTAATGCCGCTTGAAAGACAATATAATTATCCTTCTCACGAAGAAATAGAAAAAACAAATATAATTGTTGTATTATCTGGTGGAGTTAAAAACAAAAACTTATCCCTACCTAGTGTTTTTGGAGATAGTACTCTTTTTAGATTGAACGAGGCTTTTAAAATATATTCTATTAAAGAAGACAAACCCCATATTATAGTTTCTGGCACTAGTCCTATTAATAAATATTCAAAAGAAGCTTTATTTGGAGCAAGTTTTTTAGAACTATATGGCGTTCCAAAGGAAAAAGTTTCTTTTGAACTTTTTTCTGCTGATACTTTTGAACACGCAGAAGAGTTAGAAAAGACAATAGGCGAAAAAGAGTTTATGCTAGTAACCTCTGCTTACCATCTGCCAAGAGCAGTTGAAACATTCAGAAAGGCGGGTTTAAATCCGATTCCTGTGCCAGCAGATTATCAAATGGGAGGCGATTTTGTTCTTTTAGATTTTATTCCTCAGCCACACAATTTAAGAAAATCAAACCTTGCTTTTCATGAATATTTTGGAATTTTGTATTATAGGTTATTTAAATAGTTTTGAAGTTTGAAATTTATTATTTAAAGCCTTAGAATTATACAACATGAATAATTTTCTTTTAGTTTTTTTAATAAGTATTAGTATTCTAGTGGTTTTATTTTTTCTGTTTTTGTTTGGGAAAAAGATAAGGAAAAGAAGAGTCCAGAAAAGATCATTAGATTATGTTTTATTTTCCGTAAGCCTACCGCAAAAGACTCCCCAAGAGGTTCAAGAATCTCAAAAACAAGAAAAGCAGTGGATAGCTTTAATGGAAGATTTTTTTACTGCGTTAACCGGTCTTAAAAAGGGGGGTGTTTTTGAACCGCGAGCTTGGATTTGTTTAGAAATTGCAAAAGTTAAAAAAGAAATTAATTTTTATATTTCTTCCCCAGCTGGATATAGTGATTTTATAGAAAAGCAGATAAACGGAGTTTATCCCGATGCCCAGATTGAAAAGATAAAAGATTTTAATATTTTTGCTCCAGACGAGATAGCAGCAGCTTCTTACTTGTCTTTAGACAAGGCAAGTTATTTACCGATAAAGACTTATTCCCTTTTTGAAGTAGATCCTTTGGCAACCCTAACCAATGTTTTAACAAAGCTTAACGAAGATGAAGAAGGTGTAATCCAGATTGTTTTGAGGAAATCTTCAAAAAGATGGAGAAAAAAAATGAGAAAAGTTGCAAGAAATATGGCAAAGGGCAAAGGATTTTCACAGGCTGCTGCTTCTGTTGGTACTTTGCATTCTGCAGGAGAGTTTGTGTTGTCAAAAGACGATCAAAAAGAGAAAGAAGAAGAAATGATGCAGCAAAGACCCCTAGAAGAAGAATTATTTAAATCAATTCAGAGTAAAGCAAATAAAGACTGCTTTGAAACAAATATTAGAATTATAGTTTCTTGTAAAGATAAATCCAAAAGCGATAATGTTATCTCGCAAATAGAAAATGTTTTTGATCAATACTCGGCCCCACTTTTAAATGAGTTTAATTACGTGAGAACCGGTGGAGCGATTTTTAAAAAGCTTATTTATAATTTTAGTTTTCGTCTTTTTGACCCTGCTCATAAAATAATATTTAGCACAGAAGAAATAACTAGCCTTTTTCACTTAACGACGCCATTTGTCAAAACGCCAACAATGAAAATTGTTGAATCAAAAACTTCGCCAGCTCCCCAAAATTTACCGGAAGAAGGTCTTTTATTGGGGCACAATCTTTATAGAGGAATTGATACTAAAATCAGAATAAAAAATAATGACAGAAGAAGGCACATGTATATTATTGGACAGACAGGGACTGGAAAAACTGCCTTTATTGAAAATTTAATCACTCAAGATATTCAAAACGGAGAGGGCGTTGGTGTTTTAGATCCCCATGGAGATTTAATAGAAAAAGTTTTAGGAAAAGTTCCAAGAGGAAGATTAGAAGACGTCATCGTTTTTGATCCCGGCAGACTTGATAGAGTGATTGGTCTTAATTTTTTAGATTATGATCCGCAATATCCAGAGCAAAAAACATTTATTGTAAATGAGCTTATAAATATTTTTGATAAGCTTT
This window contains:
- a CDS encoding SEC-C metal-binding domain-containing protein, which codes for IESAQARVEGFNFDARKHLLDYDDVLNKQRVKIYKERDKILETSDKNQEKNIFEIVKNRIEKIINFHTRKEVVKDWGRKEILEEMNSIFPSSDNFKEKIENAKKKEEIKEYFLDFARKMLEEKKKELGDEFSKVVKVLELRTIDILWMEHLETMESLRDSVKLRAYGQQDPLVVYRIEGSKLFQSLFDIFEQKITDTIFKVSIVKEPQQQELAEKKPKINLLAKTQERKEEKPEVFSKKAGRNDPCPCGSGKKYKKCCYPKYG
- a CDS encoding acylphosphatase; this encodes MAEKVRAHIFVNGFVQGVFFRQNTLKRAKKIGVFGFVRNLPDGRVEAVFEGDKDRVEKMVEWMREGPENASVNNQEFKWEEYKEEFEEFEIHY
- the rtcA gene encoding RNA 3'-terminal phosphate cyclase encodes the protein MIQNSNFVEIDGSYGEGGGQILRTALSLSVVLKKPCFIFNIRKNRENPGLALQHLVGIQALSELYNAKLEGDEIGSGEIIFEPNEIFRTDIEIKIETAASITLILQMLLLPALLSGKKIKIKFKGGATDTFFSPKIDYFRYVFLPMLEKIISSLPGNNNGKLEVEISRRGFYPKGEAEVENYISPINFSQKVKEFNLTKRGELKKILIISGASEILKEKKVAERQLSGTHQTPLFYKKAHLPIETKIEYYDSPLAGSQVTIVGQFENTFIGTSILGKPEKSSEEVGKEAAMEFLEETKGENTLDSHLSDQILPYIALFTKSAKIKTSKVTEHLRTNIWVIEKFIKGKFKTKDNIISWNNNVRNF
- a CDS encoding YbaB/EbfC family nucleoid-associated protein is translated as MLDKLKQLKELKKMQDELAKEMVEVEKQGTKVVINGKMEIEEIVLNSELQKEEQEKILKDCINEAMNKMKIKMAQRMQQMPGMGF
- a CDS encoding PD-(D/E)XK nuclease family protein, which codes for MSFNNRGWNLFDSTSKEPFRLSRTKIDLFLECPRCFYLDRKLGVKRPGMPAFSLNSAVDCLLKKEFDLLRKKGESHELMKKYGIDAVPYNHPDLPEWRDDFYKYIGACVLHEKTNFEVCGIVDDIWANEKEELFIVDYKSTSTKKEISLDDEYKEGYKKQMEVYQWIFRQKGFKVSNIGYFVFANATKNRSKFDGKLEFKSTIISYKGNDFWIERTLIDAKKCLMASEIPDSSPTCEHCAYTENRKEAER
- the arfB gene encoding alternative ribosome rescue aminoacyl-tRNA hydrolase ArfB produces the protein MAEEAKFKIEIPEEEMVFDFFRSSGPGGQNVNKVSTGVRIRWAVNKSKLLNEDQREKIIKKYPNKITKEGDFVLESEETRSQSRNKEIVIERLHSLINEALKLEKERKKIKPKRSLIEKRLKEKREISERKKRRAKVKIEDFDV
- a CDS encoding MBL fold metallo-hydrolase → MENNKDFKIKILIVGPLLTNCYLLSSRNEAMVIDPDGEVENIFKEIKKENIKVRYIVNTHFHPDHILENKSLKRKTGAKILIHEKEKDFISFHPDKFLKGGDKIKFGDVSFLVIDTPGHTKGSLSLFGNGFLFTGDLLFADGIGRTDLLGGNEKEIKKSLNKISKFLKAGINVCPGHGDIFKVSKSGLDMNSFLKN
- a CDS encoding NADH-ubiquinone oxidoreductase-F iron-sulfur binding region domain-containing protein codes for the protein MDIIKKLEELETKGRGGADFPTALKWKMVKDEIADKKFVICNASESEPGVYKDGFILENYPEEVIKGIKLAMETMSENSSGYIYLRKDYYKKFKEKLESLIDGLPIKVFEKTGGYLCGEESVLLESIEGRREEPRLKPPFPTQKGLFGYPTLVNNVETFYYVAKIAENDYEKNRFYSIAWAAIPLGVINREPIRQKVFELPIDWSISHVLESTDNFPKFDFFLQVGGGASGKIFAKEDLKEKACGNGGIIIYNKEETDFYALMKEWISFFMKENCDKCVPCREGLYRIYEMLEINKIDKNILKDIIFTLEKTSFCGLGKGVSQVLKTFSDKILNI
- a CDS encoding [FeFe] hydrogenase, group A, coding for MAKEIEIIIDNKRLRAKEGETILEVAKRNGINIPALCYHPDLKIKANCRMCLVGIKGFKGLHTSCSTKAKEGMEIITDSFEIKKARKINLELIFTQHREECSDCVWENNCNLLELAKEYKIKITKFKDRKSKFPIEVAGPIEFDWTKCMDCKNCVEMCKKQGVGFLETEEKDGFFQITTSKDQNKDCVYCGQCIVHCPVGAIESTGEFEQIEDPLKAEDKVVVVQIAPSIRTSIGEEFGLPYGKPITEKIAAGLRKLGFNKVFDVSVGADITTVEEAKELTERIKNQEILPMMTSCCPAWVKFVEFYYPEFIPNLTTVRSPHIILGGLIKTYFAEKEKIDPKNIIVVSIMPCTAKKYEVKREELKINGLYPVDFVLTTRELARLFKEKKINLKNIKPEKLDNPLGLASGAGVIYGASGGVMESALRTAIVDIFGKKSCKIEFKEARGMRGVKRGEVNIDDKKIRLAVVNGLLNAKKILEELKENPSLYHYIEIMACPGGCIGGGGQPLPTSPEIRKKRAEGLYKVDNEAKLRMAHENPIVKEIYQGYLNKEERVHHICHTKFSRKKREN
- a CDS encoding iron hydrogenase, producing MKITKELIINRTETIKKFAVFSTLLGIAVLLPALIHSQAITGPIVNATLFLATFLFSPHIAILIGLLPSLVALATGLLPAPLAPMIPFIMIGNTILILVFYYLKKKNFWLGVTLASLLKFLFLFSTSSLVIGLLLKKELAKNVALMMNWPQLITALFGGVIAYFVLKIRGKK
- a CDS encoding ElyC/SanA/YdcF family protein; this encodes MIFIEFLQAFILPSVFIFVLFITGLILIFAKKKKPGLVLLIISISFYYFFSITPVSNLILMPLERQYNYPSHEEIEKTNIIVVLSGGVKNKNLSLPSVFGDSTLFRLNEAFKIYSIKEDKPHIIVSGTSPINKYSKEALFGASFLELYGVPKEKVSFELFSADTFEHAEELEKTIGEKEFMLVTSAYHLPRAVETFRKAGLNPIPVPADYQMGGDFVLLDFIPQPHNLRKSNLAFHEYFGILYYRLFK